A single region of the Montipora capricornis isolate CH-2021 chromosome 13, ASM3666992v2, whole genome shotgun sequence genome encodes:
- the LOC138028863 gene encoding transmembrane protein 218-like has translation MALVAGMGVGVLLVLIFWTLGIVGCVALSRAEGPLKNGVVGIFLLLVVLTLTLIFWPRKTKEEELAGDLVKKIEVDELIIPRTVLFVFLCIFALVAFVFLVLHWMEPIYSPALTSRKTYTF, from the exons ATGGCTTTGGTAGCAGGAATGGGGGTTGGGGTCCTCCTAGTGCTTATATTCTGGACATTAGGTATTGTCGGGTGCGTGGCGCTGTCAAGAGCCGAAGGACCACTGAA AAATGGTGTTGTGGGAATATTTCTGCTACTTGTTGTCCTCACGCTGACTTTAATATTCTGGCCAAGAAAAACAAAGGAGGAAGAGCTTGCAGGTGATTTGGTCAAAAAG ATTGAGGTTGATGAACTAATCATACCAAGAACAGTTTTGTTTGTATTTCTCTGTATCTTTGCTCTGgttgcttttgttttccttgtaCTTCATTGGATGGAGCCCATCTATTCTCCAGCACTTACTTCCCGGAAAACGTATACTTTTTAG
- the LOC138028285 gene encoding 8-oxo-dGDP phosphatase NUDT18-like, whose amino-acid sequence MEQLVVDLEDTIWRKYSDSSTPLQFCNTYNEVKTGIFGDPSGNFQKADLGRTVCYIVSAVVVQDGRVLMMREAKSSCRGRWYLPAGRVEKNESFEEAVIREVLEETGLHFQPTSIISIDSQGTNWFRFSFGGVITYGKIKTLQEQDAESMEAGWFSPENIFNSLSLRCEDICPLIRVGLKWYERHQEKSICKLLPVGRPYEHVVIRVVVVKRSEEGGKKLLFCVLLNDTAKKYSCPCFPYEITDMSYAANIIFVIDKLVRDIDSRIAYKLHGYLNVEHTGKPQGLADGLCLTLLVEIFVPFEGGIKNNKYNLFQVEDTNLSDKIWELIDIEGCVKLQER is encoded by the coding sequence ATGGAGCAGCTAGTAGTCGATCTTGAAGATACAATTTGGCGAAAATACAGTGACAGTTCAACGCCACTTCAGTTTTGCAACACCTACAACGAGGTGAAAACGGGAATATTTGGCGATCCTTCTGGAAATTTCCAAAAAGCAGATCTCGGACGAACAGTTTGCTATATTGTGTCCGCTGTAGTGGTGCAGGATGGTCGTGTTTTGATGATGAGAGAGGCCAAGAGTTCTTGTCGAGGAAGGTGGTACCTTCCAGCTGGTAGAGTTGAAAAGAACGAATCTTTTGAAGAAGCTGTCATTAGGGAGGTTCTTGAAGAAACAGGTTTGCACTTTCAACCTACTTCGATTATTTCTATTGATTCCCAAGGGACGAATTGGTTTCGCTTTTCATTTGGTGGTGTTATAACTTATGGAAAGATTAAGACTTTACAGGAGCAAGACGCTGAGTCCATGGAAGCGGGCTGGTTTTCCCCTGAGAACATTTTCAATTCTCTGAGTTTGAGATGTGAGGATATTTGCCCTTTGATACGTGTGGGGTTGAAATGGTATGAAAGACATCAGGAAAAATCGATCTGTAAACTTCTGCCTGTTGGGAGGCCCTATGAGCACGTTGTCATAAGAGTAGTGGTAGTCAAGAGATCAGAAGAGGGTGGCAAGAAATTGCTGTTTTGTGTTTTATTAAATGACACAGCAAAAAAATACTCATGTCCATGTTTTCCATATGAAATAACAGACATGAGCTATGCTGCGAACATCATCTTTGTGATTGATAAATTAGTGAGAGATATCGATTCTCGAATCGCTTACAAGTTGCATGGCTATCTTAATGTTGAACACACTGGGAAACCACAAGGTTTGGCTGATGGATTGTGTTTGACACTTTTGGTAGAAATTTTTGTCCCTTTTGAGGGTGGAATAAAAAACAATAAGTACAACTTGTTCCAAGTTGAAGACACCAATCTAAGTGATAAGATATGGGAGCTTATAGATATTGAAGGTTGTGTGAAGCTTCAAGAACGCTGA